The following are encoded in a window of Salinibacter grassmerensis genomic DNA:
- a CDS encoding ABC transporter ATP-binding protein, with the protein MSETSVLQVESLTKTFPSGGRTLTVIDDVGFSVNEGDTCSIVGPSGSGKTTLLGLCAGLDQPTSGRVELCGVDLTPLDEDERAEVRNRNVGFVFQTFRLLPTLTALENVMVPAELRGDADPRARAADLLDEVGLGDRLDHYPSQLSGGERQRVAMARAFINRPRVLFADEPTGNLDAETAGRIEDLLFELNETAGTTLVLVSHDQELAARTERILHLRGGEVVDDERAPEPAGVA; encoded by the coding sequence ATGAGCGAGACATCCGTTCTCCAGGTCGAGTCTCTGACAAAGACCTTCCCCAGCGGGGGGCGTACCCTGACGGTGATTGACGACGTAGGCTTTTCGGTGAATGAGGGCGATACCTGCTCCATCGTCGGCCCGTCGGGGAGTGGAAAGACGACCCTCTTGGGGCTTTGCGCCGGGCTCGACCAGCCGACGAGTGGCCGCGTGGAGCTTTGTGGAGTCGACCTCACCCCCCTCGACGAAGATGAGCGTGCCGAGGTACGCAACCGAAACGTCGGATTCGTCTTCCAGACCTTCCGCCTGCTCCCGACGCTCACGGCGCTGGAAAACGTCATGGTGCCGGCGGAGCTGCGGGGCGACGCCGACCCGCGTGCACGCGCCGCCGATTTGCTGGATGAGGTGGGGCTGGGCGATCGCCTCGACCACTACCCGTCGCAGCTCTCGGGCGGCGAGCGCCAGCGAGTGGCTATGGCCCGGGCCTTCATCAACCGCCCGCGCGTGCTGTTTGCCGACGAGCCGACGGGCAACCTCGACGCCGAGACGGCCGGCCGGATCGAAGATCTTCTCTTCGAACTGAACGAGACGGCCGGAACGACGCTGGTCCTGGTGTCCCACGACCAGGAGCTGGCCGCCCGTACAGAACGTATTCTGCACCTCCGCGGCGGCGAAGTCGTCGACGACGAGCGAGCCCCGGAACCGGCTGGTGTCGCCTAG
- a CDS encoding phosphoglucomutase/phosphomannomutase family protein: MANTPIEFGTDGWRAVIADDYTFANLERVAQATANWLHEDYGDSPSIVLGHDTRFLGSEFAERTARVLADAGVEVTLADSIVSTPAVSWATQAAGHDAGVVITASHNPPAYNGYKIKAHFGGPAPPDMIASVEAAVPDHDLDGTSLSPFGTLAADGTIQTDDVRGGYLDALRDALNISSIQDADLTIAHDAMFGAAQGLVEALLGDGVVSLRHDLNPGFHGTAPEPIADRLGELSDTVAGSDAEVGLANDGDGDRIGMVDEDGNFVSSHRILALLVKYLHEERGLTGSIVKTFSTTHLLDKMGERYGLDVETTPIGFKHIAPKMAEGDVLVGGEESGGIAAAGHIPERDGVYIGLLIVEMMVERGMTLSALVDELLEEFGPHYNYRDDIHIREDQKADVLDQLENQGGLDSVDGHAVEEVQTLDGFKHVTDRGWLLIRPSGTEPVLRVYSEAESIEAAEALVKDASTQLGLN; this comes from the coding sequence ATGGCCAACACGCCGATCGAATTCGGCACCGACGGCTGGCGGGCCGTCATCGCCGACGACTACACCTTCGCCAACCTCGAACGCGTGGCCCAGGCCACCGCGAACTGGCTGCATGAGGACTACGGCGACTCGCCGTCGATCGTCCTCGGGCACGACACCCGTTTTCTCGGGTCCGAATTTGCCGAACGGACGGCTCGCGTGCTCGCGGACGCAGGGGTGGAGGTCACCCTGGCCGACTCGATCGTCTCCACCCCGGCCGTCAGCTGGGCCACCCAGGCGGCCGGGCACGACGCCGGCGTGGTGATTACGGCCAGCCACAACCCGCCCGCCTACAACGGCTACAAAATTAAGGCGCACTTCGGCGGCCCCGCGCCCCCGGACATGATCGCGTCCGTGGAGGCGGCCGTGCCGGACCACGACCTAGACGGCACGTCCCTTTCCCCGTTCGGCACCCTCGCCGCCGACGGCACGATTCAGACCGATGACGTGCGGGGCGGGTACCTCGACGCGCTGCGCGATGCACTCAACATCTCGTCGATCCAGGACGCCGACCTCACGATCGCCCACGACGCCATGTTCGGCGCGGCACAGGGACTCGTGGAGGCGCTCCTCGGGGACGGCGTGGTGTCTCTCCGCCACGACCTCAACCCGGGCTTCCACGGCACGGCCCCGGAGCCGATCGCAGACCGGCTGGGCGAGCTGTCCGACACCGTCGCCGGTAGCGACGCCGAGGTCGGCCTCGCCAACGACGGCGACGGCGACCGGATCGGGATGGTCGACGAGGACGGTAACTTCGTCAGTTCGCATCGCATCCTCGCCCTGCTCGTGAAGTACCTCCATGAAGAGCGCGGCCTCACCGGCTCGATCGTGAAGACCTTCTCCACCACCCACCTGCTCGACAAGATGGGCGAGCGCTACGGGCTCGACGTAGAGACGACCCCGATTGGGTTCAAGCACATCGCCCCGAAGATGGCCGAGGGCGACGTGCTCGTGGGCGGCGAGGAGTCGGGCGGCATCGCAGCGGCCGGCCACATCCCGGAGCGCGACGGCGTCTACATCGGCCTCCTGATCGTAGAAATGATGGTGGAGCGCGGCATGACCCTCTCCGCCCTCGTAGACGAGTTGCTGGAGGAGTTTGGCCCACACTACAACTACCGCGACGACATCCACATCCGCGAGGACCAGAAGGCGGACGTGCTGGACCAGCTCGAGAATCAGGGCGGCCTGGATTCGGTGGACGGCCACGCCGTTGAGGAGGTGCAGACGCTCGACGGCTTCAAGCACGTCACAGACCGCGGCTGGCTGCTTATCCGCCCGTCCGGCACCGAACCGGTGCTGCGCGTGTACTCGGAGGCGGAGTCGATCGAGGCCGCCGAGGCGCTGGTGAAGGACGCATCGACACAGCTGGGACTCAACTAG
- a CDS encoding outer membrane protein, producing MRVRSSTAASLLVIVVVLFGGGRAEAQTVRVEAGGGWAIPSTEVNVSVQGRDRPAEIDPGSGPSAYAAVGLMRTLTDNLSLDVRVRAQQSQLRVGSDDISPTIDRCIGSCPEGRLRALSFEGQLHLTSVGRITPYFLVGLGVAQTTIDATRIEAGGNEFQLSETDVTDAGGNVGFGAALGLGRGLSLTAETRVTGSLPGAQDSAVTTFPFTLGIAYRFQ from the coding sequence ATGCGCGTCCGTTCATCCACCGCAGCGTCCCTGTTGGTCATCGTGGTCGTATTGTTCGGGGGCGGGCGGGCCGAGGCGCAAACCGTGCGGGTGGAGGCCGGGGGGGGCTGGGCAATCCCGTCGACGGAGGTAAACGTGTCGGTTCAGGGGCGAGACCGCCCCGCAGAAATCGACCCCGGATCCGGGCCGAGCGCGTACGCCGCGGTGGGCCTGATGCGGACGCTCACGGACAATTTGTCGTTGGACGTGCGGGTCCGTGCCCAGCAGTCGCAGCTGCGTGTGGGAAGCGATGACATTTCGCCCACGATTGATCGCTGTATCGGCTCGTGTCCAGAGGGTCGCCTGCGGGCCTTGTCGTTTGAGGGCCAGCTACACCTCACGTCGGTCGGGCGCATCACTCCGTACTTCCTGGTGGGCCTCGGCGTGGCACAGACCACTATCGACGCGACCCGCATCGAGGCAGGAGGAAATGAGTTTCAGCTCTCGGAGACCGACGTGACGGATGCGGGGGGAAACGTGGGCTTCGGGGCGGCCCTGGGGCTGGGGAGGGGGCTCTCACTCACGGCGGAGACGCGCGTGACGGGCAGCCTGCCGGGGGCACAGGACAGCGCCGTCACGACGTTTCCATTCACGTTAGGGATTGCCTACCGCTTTCAGTAG
- a CDS encoding T9SS type A sorting domain-containing protein: MLRKQASATIQVNYSRNFPSEARSAFERAVGIWERHISSSVPIVIEANWESLGERVLGSAGPLLASVDADNDGVIDTFRGLPLHDAITGQNQFENQVDIDIVAQFNSDRSDWHFGEEPAPAETIDFTSTVLHEIGHGLNYTSVLNYDTGSGGYGFDIDGNGQIDETERVPGPFARRIIERQDNGDLLSLVNESEFPNPSTKLGDALVDSSLFFTGSRSEEAAGQGSGPPRPKIYAPTEYNQGSSIAHLDEGTYPFESTNALMTPFAAQAETNRVPGPIVCGQLLDMGWTAGPGCAFDEVSIRSVNADAETSQSNQGSANLEWTLSGAATVEEFVIERIYFGEKKEEKMVEADRPGDYSISFNELDVGRHTFRVNYVTADGNRVQSGGTPSIEVAANVSDVSVYPNPFDERLNVSFTLPETQDVSVEVFDVLGRRVATFRRSGVSANDPRPVQIRASDLGSRSSGVYFVQVDGETFEKTVKAVRVR; the protein is encoded by the coding sequence ATGCTCCGCAAGCAGGCATCGGCCACGATCCAGGTGAACTACAGCCGTAATTTCCCGTCGGAGGCGAGATCAGCCTTCGAGCGTGCTGTAGGTATCTGGGAACGGCACATTTCGTCGTCCGTCCCGATCGTCATTGAGGCAAATTGGGAGAGTTTGGGAGAAAGAGTTCTGGGATCGGCCGGTCCACTTCTTGCCTCCGTCGACGCAGACAATGACGGCGTCATCGACACGTTTCGCGGTCTTCCTTTGCATGATGCGATCACGGGACAGAATCAGTTTGAGAATCAGGTCGACATTGACATCGTGGCCCAATTCAACAGCGACCGGAGTGATTGGCACTTTGGAGAAGAGCCAGCACCTGCAGAGACAATTGATTTTACGTCAACGGTCCTCCACGAGATTGGTCACGGCCTCAACTACACGAGTGTCCTGAATTATGACACAGGATCAGGGGGGTACGGTTTTGACATCGACGGCAATGGACAGATTGACGAAACTGAACGAGTGCCAGGTCCTTTTGCGAGAAGAATAATTGAGAGACAAGACAATGGGGATCTGTTGTCCTTAGTGAATGAGAGTGAATTCCCCAATCCATCGACAAAACTTGGGGATGCGCTGGTGGACAGCTCACTCTTCTTTACCGGGAGTCGATCCGAAGAGGCCGCCGGACAGGGAAGTGGACCCCCCCGGCCGAAAATATATGCACCGACTGAGTACAACCAGGGATCAAGTATTGCCCATCTTGATGAGGGTACATACCCCTTCGAGTCAACCAATGCACTTATGACGCCGTTCGCTGCACAGGCGGAAACAAATCGGGTACCAGGTCCGATCGTTTGCGGTCAGCTTCTTGACATGGGATGGACGGCTGGTCCGGGCTGTGCGTTCGACGAAGTGTCCATCAGATCGGTCAATGCGGACGCAGAAACGAGTCAGTCAAACCAGGGATCTGCCAATCTGGAATGGACCCTTTCCGGAGCGGCTACGGTCGAAGAATTCGTAATTGAGCGTATTTACTTTGGGGAGAAGAAAGAAGAGAAAATGGTAGAGGCTGATAGACCAGGCGATTACAGTATCTCCTTCAACGAGCTGGATGTCGGCAGACACACGTTCCGCGTAAACTACGTGACAGCAGATGGGAACAGGGTGCAGTCTGGTGGCACGCCTTCGATAGAGGTTGCCGCCAATGTGTCGGACGTGTCCGTCTATCCCAACCCGTTCGATGAACGTCTGAACGTATCATTCACCCTTCCAGAGACACAAGACGTGTCGGTTGAAGTGTTCGATGTCTTAGGTCGACGTGTGGCCACGTTTCGCCGGAGTGGGGTGAGTGCCAATGACCCTCGTCCTGTTCAAATTAGGGCCTCCGATTTGGGGTCGCGTAGCAGCGGGGTCTACTTCGTCCAAGTGGATGGCGAGACCTTCGAGAAGACGGTGAAAGCCGTACGAGTGCGGTAG